A region from the Arachis ipaensis cultivar K30076 chromosome B01, Araip1.1, whole genome shotgun sequence genome encodes:
- the LOC107608799 gene encoding zinc finger BED domain-containing protein RICESLEEPER 2-like, with protein sequence MEISELENQLLVSASNENANNIQNEELLLPIDRISSPEIQVELEAEALDNNEGENQSGEDEEVEDNEDEGVIHKNKRKKTSFVWQHFKEVKLSNGVVKNQCVHCKRKYAITDSKATSQLNRHLKNNCPGYRKMVLAKQKKLNFSQSDSAEHPNVIGPMLVTPGGKYDHARQREATAHWLMMHEHSFSIVEEFGFSLMMKCNNTAYEKIGRKTLKSDCLKVYEAEKKKLKASLKDVSKISLTTDLWKSQNQKIEYMVITGHYIDTDWILQKRVLSFVHVPPPRRGVDIADAIFKCLIEWGIESKIYSISVDNASYTDSCLRTLKDMISRHRKLLCGGKLFHVRCCAHILNLLVQDGLGEIAGTIENIRESVKFINQSEARLRTFSEIVQQLQLPGRKLILDCPTRWNSTYQMISTALHFKEVFPRFQDREPNYRYLPDHEEWDKVEKIAEVLQVINCATNIISGSEYPTANLYLAEVFRIKLILDEAVNSGPFFIKEMAAKMKLKFDKFWSECNLLMAVATVLDPRCKLTGLKMCFQQIYGQEATRNMTLVHQILTEMYQEYVILSNEQEGSTSLSASGESNINSTMQSSNSSQTGWSIMINFVKDEEAVPALKSELETYLDEPKYFQREHDVTSFSALEWWKVNRGKYRILSRMAADVLAIPILTVASESTFSAGGRVIDTFRSSLSPTTVEALICGGDWLRVFYGLRNKSKVEDSSVEITLPI encoded by the coding sequence ATGGAAATTTCTGAACTTGAAAATCAATTGTTAGTGTCTGCTTCCAATGAAAACGCAAATAATATACAAAATGAAGAACTACTTCTTCCTATTGATAGAATATCATCACCAGAAATACAAGTTGAACTTGAAGCAGAAGCATTAGACAACAATGAAGGAGAAAATCAAAGTGGAGAAGATGAAGAGGTAGAAGACAATGAAGATGAGGGTGTTATTCACAAAAATAAAAGGAAGAAAACCTCCTTTGTCTGGCAACATTTTAAAGAAGTGAAATTGTCTAATGGGGTTGTGAAGAATCAATGTGTTCATTGCAAAAGAAAATATGCTATAACTGACTCAAAAGCTACAAGTCAATTGAATAGGCATTTGAAGAATAATTGTCCTGGCTACAGAAAAATGGTGTtggcaaaacaaaaaaaattgaacttCTCTCAAAGCGATTCAGCAGAGCATCCAAATGTCATTGGTCCTATGTTAGTAACTCCTGGTGGAAAGTATGATCATGCAAGACAAAGAGAAGCAACTGCACATTGGTTAATGATGCACGAGCATTCATTTAGCATTGTTGAAGAATTTGGTTTTTCATTGATGATGAAGTGCAATAATACAGCTTATGAGAAGATTGGTAGAAAAACGCTGAAAAGTGATTGTCTCAAAGTATATGAAGCTGAAAAGAAGAAGTTAAAGGCAAGTTTAAAAGATGTGAGTAAAATCAGTTTAACTACTGATTTGTGGAAATCACAGAACCAGAAAATTGAGTATATGGTTATCACAGGTCATTACATTGATACAGATTGGATATTGCAAAAACGAGTTCTTAGTTTTGTTCATGTTCCTCCACCTCGACGTGGTGTTGATATTGCAGATGCCATTTTCAAATGTCTTATTGAATGGGGTATCGAATCAAAGATTTATTCTATATCTGTAGATAATGCATCCTATACTGACTCATGCTTAAGGACATTGAAGGACATGATTTCAAGGCATAGAAAATTGCTTTGTGGAGGAAAGTTGTTTCATGTGCGATGTTGTGCACACATCTTAAACTTACTTGTTCAAGATGGATTGGGGGAAATAGCAGGAACAATTGAAAATATACGTGAGAGTGTGAAGTTTATCAATCAGTCTGAGGCAAGGTTGCGTACATTCTCCGAGATTGTTCAACAATTGCAACTTCCTGGAAGAAAATTGATTCTTGACTGTCCTACACGATGGAATTCAACTTATCAAATGATATCTACAGCATTGCACTTTAAGGAAGTCTTCCCTCGATTCCAAGATCGTGAGCCAAATTATAGATATCTTCCTGACCACGAAGAATGGGATAAAGTTGAAAAAATAGCTGAAGTTCTACAAGTGATCAATTGTGCAACCAATATCATATCTGGAAGTGAATATCCTACTGCCAACCTTTATCTTGCTGAGGTATTTCGCATTAAATTAATTTTGGATGAAGCTGTTAATAGTGGACCTTTTTTCATCAAGGAAATGGCTGCCAAAATGAAACTGAAGTTTGATAAATTTTGGAGTGAATGTAACCTTCTCATGGCTGTTGCTACTGTTTTAGATCCCAGATGCAAATTGACAGGTCTTAAAATGTGCTTTCAGCAGATATATGGGCAAGAAGCTACAAGAAATATGACATTGGTGCATCAAATCTTGACAGAAATGTATCAAGAGTATGTCATTCTATCCAACGAGCAAGAAGGATCAACTTCACTGAGTGCAAGTGGCGAAAGTAATATCAACTCTACAATGCAAAGTTCAAACTCCTCACAAACAGGGTGGTCAATAATGATAAATTTTGTAAAGGATGAAGAAGCAGTTCCAGCTTTAAAATCTGAGTTAGAGACTTACTTGGATGAACCAAAATATTTTCAAAGAGAACATGATGTAACTAGCTTCAGTGCTTTAGAATGGTGGAAGGTAAATCGTGGAAAATATAGGATATTATCTAGAATGGCAGCTGATGTTCTTGCTATTCCAATCTTAACTGTGGCTTCAGAGTCAACTTTTAGTGCTGGTGGAAGGGTAATTGATACATTTCGATCCTCACTAAGTCCGACTACAGTTGAAGCTTTAATTTGTGGAGGAGATTGGCTTCGAGTTTTTTATGGCCTAAGAAACAAGTCTAAGGTTGAAGATAGCTCTGTGGAGATTACATTACCAATTTAA